In Chitinophagales bacterium, the sequence GCCGTGCGTGAAGTAATGCTTGAAACGCAAAGCAGACTTGACGGAAGAAAAATGACCGAAATAAGACCTATTTGGAGTGAAGTAGATTATTTGCCAAAAACACACGGTTCGGCAGTTTTTACAAGAGGAGAAACCCAATCTTTAACTTCTGTTACTTTAGGTGCTAAAACAGATGAGCAACTTATAGACGGTGCTTTCTTTAGTGGCACTGAAAATTTTATGTTGCACTACAATTTCCCTTCGTTTTCTACAGGCGAAGCTCGTATGCCAAGAGGTGTAAGCCGAAGAGAAGTAGGACATGGAAATTTAGCTCATAGAGCTTTAAAAAGAATGTTGCCAAAAGAAAACCCATACACAATAAGAGTAGTATCTGATATTTTAGAGTCCAATGGTTCATCTTCTATGGCTACAGTTTGTGCGGGAAGTTTAGCACTTATGGACGCAGGTGTTCAATTAAAAAGACCCGTTTCAGGTATTGCTATGGGCTTAGTAACTGACGGTTCTCGCTATGCAGTGCTTTCCGATATTTTGGGAGATGAAGACCACCTTGGCGATATGGACTTTAAAGTAACAGGTACTGAAAAAGGAATTACAGCCGTTCAAATGGATTTAAAAATTGACGGACTTCCTTACGAAGTATTAGAAAAAGCATTAAACCAAGCTAAAGAAGGCAGACTTCATATACTAAATGAAATGAAGAAAACCCTTGCCGAACCTAATAAAGAGCTTAAACCGCATACACCTACCATAGTACAAATTAGAATACCGGGCGATACCATAGGTGCTGTGATAGGAACAGGAGGAAAAGTAATACAAGAAATACAAGCTACTACAGAAACCACTATTTCTATAACAGAAGATGGCAAAGAAGGTGTAGTACAAATATATGGACCGGGAAAAGTGGCTATAGATGCTGCTTTAAAATGGATAAAAGGCTTAACTGCAAAACCGGAAATAGGAGAGATTTACGAAGGTAAAGTAAAGAGTATTAAAGATTTTGGAGTATTTGTTGAGTTTTTGCCAGGGCAAGAAGCTTTAGTGCATATTTCTGAGCTTTCTCATTCAAGAATTAATAATGTAGAAGAAGCCGGTATAAATGTAGGCGATGAAATGAGAGTTAAATTGGTAAAATTTGACGATAAAAAGAAAAAGTACGTTTTATCAAGAAAAGCACTTTTGCCAAAGAACAACGATTAATTATTGTTAAATAAATCTTAAAAAGTAGATTTAAGTAATATCGCTGAAACTAATTGCGTTTTCTTTGTGTATAAAATATATACAGTTGCATAAACTGTTCAAAATATAGTAGGTTTTATACCTATTGTTTTAGTTTTAGTTAGTTAGTTTAGAAAATGGTAAAGATTCTCAGTCTTTACCATTTTCGTTTTATAGCAATAGTCTTTTTGTGTTCACAATTGGTATAAAATCTAAAAAATGGCATCTATAGGTATAAGATTTTACCATGAAATAATAGACGCAAAAAAATAATTTCATTTTTTTTACTCAAAGTGAAACTTTATTTATTCCTTTGCGTACATAACGACACAAACCTTTTCATAGGTGTAAATTTGCGATAAGCAAATTTCAATTGTTAGTTTTAGTTAGTTAGTTTAAAAGCGAGGTGGACTCTCAATCCACCTCGCTTTTAGTTTTTATGCCTTAAATTAGTCAAAATCTTTTTTCATGCCGTATTTTTGTTTTCAAACAATTTGAAAAATGACCTCAGCCATTATAGCACCATCTATATTAGCGGCAGATTTTGCCAACTTAAAACAAGATATTGAATTAATTCAAAACTCTGAAGCAGAGTGGGTACATGTAGATGTTATGGATGGAGTTTTTGTGCCTAATATCTCTTTTGGATTTCCTATTTTGAAAGCTGTTAAAGAAAATACTACAAAATTTATTGATGTTCATTTAATGATTGTAAAGCCTGAAAGGTATATTGAGCAATTTGTAAAAGACGGAGCCAATGGTATTTCTGTACATTATGAAGGCAATTTGCACATACATAGTTTGCTTAGCCAAATAAGAAATGCAGGAGCTAAAGCCGGCTTAGTACTTAATCCTCATACACCCGTGCATGTTATAAAAGATGTACTACATTTAATAGACACTTTACTTATTATGTCGGTAAATCCTGGTTTTGGCGGTCAAAAATTTATACCCGAAACTATAGCCAGAGTTAAAGAAGCCACACAAATAATAAAAGAAAAAGGAACAAATACCATTATACAAGTAGATGGAGGCGTTAATGCAGAAAATGCCACTTCGCTCTTTAATGCAGGGGCTAATTGTTTAGTGGCAGGTAGTGCCGTTTTTAAATCAAATAATCCATTAGAATATATTGCTCAATTAAAAGCCTGCAAAAAATACTAAGCTTTGCTTAATCTCGTTAATATTGCACATGTTTAAACAGCTCATTTTATTTACTCTTTTTTTGTTGATGGCTCAAAGTGTATTGGCACAAACAGCTACGCTCAAAGGGCAAATATTAGATGAGTTTAACGAAAAAGCCGCTTATGTAAATGTAACTGCCAATAAACTAAAATTAGGTACAGTTACCGATGAAAACGGCAATTATGAACTACAACTGCCAGCCAATAAAGAAATAGAAATAAGTATTCAAGGGCTTAATTACTATAAACAGCAGTTTATAATAACACTTAGTCCCAACGAAATAAAAATATTAGATGCGAAGTTGGTAGTTAAAAAACAAGATGATATTGACGTTATATTTGAAAAACAAGAAGAGCGTAAAATAATAAGCACCGATAAAATAGATGTAAAAAAAGCGGAAACTTTGCCCAATATAAGTGGCGGAGTAGAAACTTACTTGCAAACATTTATGGGTGTTCAAAAAAACAATGAACTAAGCTCTGCATACTCGGTTCGTGGTGGAAATTTTGATGAAAATTTAGTTTATGTAAATGATTTTGAAATATACCGACCTTTTCTTATCCGTTCGGGGCAGCAAGAGGGACTAAGTTTTGTAAACCCCGATATGGTAGATAATCTTACTTTTTCATCGGGAGGTTTTCAAGCTAAATATGGCGATAAAATGGCTTCGGTATTAGATGTTACTTACAGAAAACCTAAGAAATTTGGCGGAAGTGTAATGGGAAGTCTGCTGGGAGCAAACATACATTTAGAAGGCACTAACAAAAAAACGAGGCAATTTACTTACACTTTAGGTTTTAGGTACAAAACCAATAAGTTGGTGCTAAGCGGACAAGACACCAAAGGTCAGTATGTGCCGTCTTTTATAGATTTACAAGGGCTTTTTTCTTATGCAATAAATGAAAAACTAAGTATAGAATATTTGGTAAATTTTGCCCGAAATAGATTTTTATTTACGCCTTCCACTCGTTCTACAGAATTTGGTTTAATTAATTTTCAAAGTAGGTTTACCGTTTATTATGAAGGACAAGAAGATGACAGATACCAATCTTTAA encodes:
- a CDS encoding polyribonucleotide nucleotidyltransferase, translating into MNLGIKKTVTLGNGQTIEIETGKLAKQADGAVVLKQGDTMILATVVSEKTAGDDVDFMPLMVDYKENFSATGSIPGGFLRREGRPSDYEVLICRLIDRALRPMFPEDYHANTVVTVRLISSDGQVMPDALACLAASAAIQVSDIPFPEPISEVRVAKVNDNYVINPTKDELEQATIDMIVAATEKNIVMVEGELDEASEAEMTEAIKLAHDEIKKQCKLQLELAAAVGRTPREYSHEKHDEELRDAIHKFSFERYKEIAGKGLANKQERSELFNAVKEEFKETLSEEEVAEKAFLIGQYFKASQKAAVREVMLETQSRLDGRKMTEIRPIWSEVDYLPKTHGSAVFTRGETQSLTSVTLGAKTDEQLIDGAFFSGTENFMLHYNFPSFSTGEARMPRGVSRREVGHGNLAHRALKRMLPKENPYTIRVVSDILESNGSSSMATVCAGSLALMDAGVQLKRPVSGIAMGLVTDGSRYAVLSDILGDEDHLGDMDFKVTGTEKGITAVQMDLKIDGLPYEVLEKALNQAKEGRLHILNEMKKTLAEPNKELKPHTPTIVQIRIPGDTIGAVIGTGGKVIQEIQATTETTISITEDGKEGVVQIYGPGKVAIDAALKWIKGLTAKPEIGEIYEGKVKSIKDFGVFVEFLPGQEALVHISELSHSRINNVEEAGINVGDEMRVKLVKFDDKKKKYVLSRKALLPKNND
- the rpe gene encoding ribulose-phosphate 3-epimerase, which produces MTSAIIAPSILAADFANLKQDIELIQNSEAEWVHVDVMDGVFVPNISFGFPILKAVKENTTKFIDVHLMIVKPERYIEQFVKDGANGISVHYEGNLHIHSLLSQIRNAGAKAGLVLNPHTPVHVIKDVLHLIDTLLIMSVNPGFGGQKFIPETIARVKEATQIIKEKGTNTIIQVDGGVNAENATSLFNAGANCLVAGSAVFKSNNPLEYIAQLKACKKY